One Rosa chinensis cultivar Old Blush chromosome 5, RchiOBHm-V2, whole genome shotgun sequence genomic region harbors:
- the LOC112167067 gene encoding histone H2B.3, producing MAPKAEKKPAEKKPAEKAPAAEKAPAEKKPKAGKKLPKEAGAAAGDKKKKRNKKSVETYKIYIFKVLKQVHPDIGISSKAMGIMNSFINDIFEKLAQESSRLARYNKKPTITSREIQTAVRLVLPGELAKHAVSEGTKAVTKFTSS from the coding sequence ATGGCGCCAAAGGCCGAAAAGAAGCCCGCCGAGAAGAAGCCGGCCGAGAAGGCTCCCGCCGCAGAGAAGGCCCCCGCGGAGAAGAAGCCCAAGGCCGGGAAGAAGCTCCCTAAGGAGGCCGGAGCCGCCGCCggagacaagaagaagaagagaaacaaGAAGAGCGTAGAGACCTACAAGATCTACATCTTCAAGGTCCTCAAGCAGGTCCACCCTGACATCGGAATCTCCAGCAAGGCCATGGGCATCATGAACAGCTTTATCAACGACATCTTTGAGAAGCTTGCTCAGGAGTCGTCTAGGCTTGCGAGGTACAACAAGAAGCCGACGATTACTTCTCGGGAGATTCAGACTGCAGTGAGGCTTGTGCTTCCTGGTGAATTGGCCAAGCACGCCGTCTCTGAGGGGACTAAGGCGGTGACCAAGTTCACTAGCTCTTGA